A region from the Bradyrhizobium erythrophlei genome encodes:
- a CDS encoding coniferyl aldehyde dehydrogenase has translation MDQPLKSPGQSALDDTFHHLFELSRSEPAATLKQRLDRLARLRAVVADNEARFEAAISADFGHRCATETLFAEQIFVLGEIKHTARHLKKWMAPRRIATALQFMPARNRLIPQPLGVVGIIAPWNYPLQLTLAPAVGAIAAGNRVMIKPSELVPRFSALLKEVISAKFDASEMVVTGVDEEIAKTFASLPFDHLIFTGSTRVGRLVAEAAGRNLTPITLELGGKSPAIVDRSADLAEAAARIAYGKLLNAGQTCIAPDYALVPEAQVQDFAEKVQASMQTMFGTTPDNRDYTSVVSDRHYARLEGLVADAAAKGARIMQPAKASDPAWKSQRKFPPTIVVGASPDMAVMQEEIFGPLLPVIGYKDAAEPVAYINRHDRPLALYWFGKDDAARDEVLARTVSGGVTVNDCLFHFAQINQPMGGVGASGTGAYHGQWGFDSLSKLKPVFYRSPFNRLADLYPPYGAKIARMEKLLRFLS, from the coding sequence ATGGACCAGCCATTGAAAAGCCCGGGCCAGAGCGCCCTGGATGACACCTTTCACCACCTGTTCGAGCTGTCGCGCAGCGAACCGGCGGCGACGCTGAAGCAGCGGCTCGACAGGCTGGCGCGGCTGCGCGCCGTCGTCGCCGACAACGAGGCCCGCTTCGAAGCGGCGATCTCGGCGGACTTCGGCCATCGCTGTGCCACCGAGACCCTGTTCGCGGAACAGATATTCGTGCTCGGCGAAATCAAGCACACCGCCAGGCACCTGAAAAAATGGATGGCGCCGCGGCGCATCGCCACCGCGCTGCAATTCATGCCCGCCAGGAATCGCCTGATCCCGCAGCCGCTCGGCGTCGTCGGCATCATCGCGCCCTGGAACTATCCGCTGCAGCTGACGCTGGCGCCGGCGGTAGGCGCGATCGCCGCGGGCAACCGCGTGATGATCAAGCCGAGTGAGCTGGTGCCGCGTTTCTCCGCGCTCTTGAAAGAGGTGATCTCGGCCAAATTCGACGCTTCCGAAATGGTCGTGACCGGCGTCGATGAGGAGATCGCGAAGACCTTTGCCTCGCTGCCGTTCGATCATCTGATCTTCACCGGCTCGACCCGCGTTGGCCGTCTCGTCGCGGAGGCCGCAGGCCGAAATTTGACGCCGATCACGCTCGAGCTCGGCGGCAAGTCGCCCGCCATCGTCGACCGCTCCGCGGATCTGGCGGAAGCCGCGGCGCGTATCGCCTACGGAAAACTGCTCAATGCCGGGCAGACCTGCATCGCGCCGGATTATGCGCTGGTGCCGGAGGCGCAGGTGCAGGATTTCGCGGAAAAAGTGCAGGCCAGCATGCAGACGATGTTCGGCACCACTCCCGACAACAGGGATTACACCTCGGTGGTTTCCGACCGGCATTATGCGCGGCTCGAAGGCCTGGTGGCGGACGCCGCCGCCAAGGGCGCGCGGATCATGCAGCCGGCAAAAGCGAGCGATCCCGCCTGGAAATCGCAGCGCAAGTTCCCGCCGACCATCGTCGTCGGCGCGAGCCCCGACATGGCGGTCATGCAGGAGGAAATCTTCGGACCGCTATTGCCCGTGATCGGCTACAAGGACGCCGCGGAGCCGGTCGCCTATATCAACAGGCATGACCGGCCGCTGGCGCTGTACTGGTTCGGCAAGGACGATGCGGCACGCGACGAGGTGCTGGCGCGGACCGTCTCCGGCGGCGTCACCGTCAACGACTGCCTGTTCCACTTTGCACAGATCAACCAGCCGATGGGCGGCGTCGGCGCCTCCGGCACCGGCGCCTATCACG
- a CDS encoding NAD(P)-dependent alcohol dehydrogenase codes for MSKMKAAVFVEPGRIVLEEKSMPDVGPLDALVRITTTTICGTDVHILKGEYPVAKGLTIGHEPVGVIEKLGSEVRGFREGQRVIAGAITPSGYSNACQCGRCSQDGPDAKHGWKAAGGWRFGNTIDGCQAEYVLVPDAIGNLAPVADGLTDEQVLMCPDIMSTGFSGAESGRIRIGDMVAVFAQGPIGLCATAGAKLLGASTIIAVDRLPERLEMARRLGADHVVDFSKANPVAEIMRLTDGRGVDVAIESLGTQSTFESCLRVLRPGGTLSSLGVYSADLRIPVDAFATGLGDHTIVTTLCPGGKERMRRLMAVIESGRVDLSAMVTHRFKLDEIEAAYELFANQRDGVFKVAITP; via the coding sequence ATGTCAAAAATGAAAGCTGCCGTCTTTGTCGAGCCGGGCCGGATCGTGCTCGAAGAGAAGTCCATGCCGGATGTTGGTCCGCTCGACGCATTGGTGCGGATTACGACCACAACCATCTGCGGAACGGACGTCCATATCCTTAAAGGGGAGTATCCGGTCGCGAAAGGTCTGACGATCGGCCACGAGCCTGTTGGAGTGATCGAGAAGCTCGGTTCGGAGGTCAGAGGATTCCGCGAGGGGCAGCGAGTCATCGCTGGCGCCATCACGCCGAGCGGCTACAGCAACGCGTGCCAGTGTGGCCGCTGCTCCCAGGATGGTCCCGATGCCAAACACGGATGGAAGGCTGCCGGCGGATGGCGCTTCGGCAACACGATCGACGGCTGCCAGGCCGAATATGTCCTCGTGCCTGACGCGATAGGCAATCTCGCGCCTGTTGCTGACGGACTCACCGACGAGCAGGTCCTCATGTGTCCCGACATCATGTCGACCGGTTTCAGCGGCGCCGAAAGCGGCAGGATCAGGATCGGCGACATGGTGGCGGTGTTCGCGCAGGGTCCGATCGGTCTTTGCGCCACCGCTGGCGCGAAACTCCTCGGCGCGTCGACGATCATCGCCGTCGACCGGCTGCCCGAGCGTCTGGAGATGGCGCGTCGTCTCGGTGCCGACCACGTTGTGGACTTCAGCAAAGCAAATCCGGTCGCAGAGATCATGCGTCTCACCGACGGACGCGGGGTCGATGTGGCCATCGAGTCGCTGGGCACCCAGTCGACGTTTGAATCCTGCCTGCGGGTGTTGCGACCGGGCGGGACCTTGTCGAGCCTTGGCGTCTATTCGGCCGATCTAAGGATCCCGGTCGACGCCTTCGCGACGGGACTCGGCGACCATACGATCGTGACAACGCTCTGCCCGGGCGGCAAGGAGCGCATGCGACGACTGATGGCGGTGATCGAATCAGGACGCGTCGACCTGAGCGCGATGGTGACGCACCGGTTTAAGCTGGATGAGATCGAAGCCGCTTATGAACTCTTCGCGAACCAACGTGATGGAGTGTTCAAGGTCGCGATCACGCCGTGA
- a CDS encoding ABC transporter permease, whose translation MRTGNIIELGIKELWGLLRNPMMLILIVYAFTVSIYTASKAQPETLNQAALAIIDEDKSPVATRIITAFNPPYFTIPRLISQAEMDDRMDAGLDTFALNIPPNFQRDMLAQRSPTIQLNVDATRMSQAFTGSGYIQSIVSDEVSEFLARYRSAAPLPIELALRARFNPELNKGWFGAINNVISSITMLSIILTGAALIREREHGTIEHLLVMPVTPFEIMASKIWSMGLVVLVASSVSLVFVVQGLLSVPIGGSIALFLFGTALYLFAMTSMGIFLATVGGTMPQFGLLMMLVLMPLQMLSGATTPRESMPEIIQNIMLAAPNTHFVILAQAVLFRGAGLDVVWPQLAALLVIGAILFFFSLQRFREFLR comes from the coding sequence ATGCGCACCGGCAACATCATTGAGCTCGGCATCAAGGAACTGTGGGGGCTTTTGCGCAATCCCATGATGCTGATACTGATCGTCTATGCCTTCACGGTCTCCATTTATACCGCATCGAAGGCGCAGCCGGAGACCTTGAACCAGGCCGCGCTCGCGATCATCGATGAGGACAAGTCGCCGGTGGCGACGCGCATCATCACGGCGTTCAACCCGCCCTATTTCACCATACCGCGGCTGATCTCGCAGGCCGAGATGGACGACCGGATGGACGCGGGCCTCGATACTTTCGCGCTCAACATCCCGCCCAACTTCCAGCGCGACATGCTGGCCCAGAGATCACCGACCATCCAGCTCAACGTCGACGCGACCCGCATGTCGCAGGCTTTCACCGGGAGCGGCTATATCCAGTCCATCGTCAGCGATGAGGTCAGCGAGTTTCTGGCCCGCTATCGCTCGGCCGCCCCTCTCCCTATCGAACTGGCGCTCCGGGCACGCTTCAACCCCGAGCTCAACAAGGGCTGGTTCGGCGCAATCAATAACGTCATCTCCTCCATCACGATGCTGTCGATCATCCTGACCGGAGCCGCGCTCATTCGAGAACGCGAGCACGGCACTATCGAGCATCTGCTCGTCATGCCGGTGACGCCGTTCGAGATCATGGCGAGCAAGATCTGGTCGATGGGTCTTGTCGTTCTTGTGGCCTCCAGCGTATCGCTCGTGTTCGTCGTGCAGGGATTGCTGTCGGTCCCGATCGGAGGCTCCATCGCGCTGTTCCTGTTCGGTACGGCGCTCTACCTCTTCGCCATGACCAGCATGGGCATCTTTCTGGCGACGGTCGGCGGAACCATGCCGCAATTTGGTCTCTTGATGATGCTCGTGCTGATGCCGCTACAAATGTTGTCGGGAGCCACGACGCCGCGGGAGAGCATGCCCGAGATTATCCAAAATATCATGCTCGCCGCGCCTAACACCCACTTCGTCATTCTCGCACAAGCAGTGCTGTTCCGCGGTGCTGGGCTTGATGTGGTCTGGCCGCAGCTCGCCGCGCTGCTGGTAATCGGAGCGATCCTGTTCTTCTTCTCTTTGCAACGATTCAGGGAGTTCTTGCGATAA
- the rbbA gene encoding ribosome-associated ATPase/putative transporter RbbA, whose amino-acid sequence MNDASTGDGSHSLAPVVRLEAVGLSYGKTRALEAITLDLPSGRMVGLIGPDGVGKSSLLSLVAGARAIQEGRVHVLGGDMADAAHRRLSCPQIAYMPQGLGKNLYPTLSVFENADFFGRLFGHDKGEREHRIRQLLTDTRLAPFADRPAGKLSGGMKQKLGLCCALIHEPDLLILDEPTTGVDPLSRRQFWELIDEIRKGRPSMSVIVATAYMEEAARFDWLIAMDEGRVLATGSPADLLRQTGAANLDTAFIALLPEEQRRDHRDVVIPPRRSESADDIAIEAEQLTVRFGDFTAVDNVSFRIARGEIFGFLGSNGCGKTTTMKVLTGLLPASEGTARLFGHEVDPNDMDVRRRVGYMSQAFSLYSELTIRQNLELHARLFRMAPETIANRVQEMARRFDLAGVMHMLPDALPLGVRQRLSLAVALIHGPDILILDEPTSGVDPVARDGFWQSLSDLSRQDNVTIFVSTHFMNEAERCDRISLMHAGKVLVSDTPERLANQRGGGSLEEAFVAYLQDAIGTTDVKPQSAAPAATIEAARADQPGAAHRRLMRFFDLRRVFAYTEREALELRRDPIRATLAILGSVILMFVMGYGINMDVENLAFAVMDRDETTISRDYILQISGSRYFTEMPPITDYDDLDRRMRSGELSLAIEIPPGFGRDVAHGRNVQIGAWIDGAMPSRAETVKGYVQAMHSQWLTQRAQQLYGNAATAGDFQLAIRYRYNPDIKSIVAMAPAVIPILLLIIPAILAALSVVREKELGSIINFYVTPVTRLEFLVGKQLPYVALAMLNFFLLTAFAVFVFRVPFTGSFPAFTAGAFLYVIITTAMGLLISAFMNSQIAAIFATALLTMIPATQYSGLIDPVSSLQGAGAVIGRIYPTAYFVTITRGTFSKGLDLADLSGPFIALLVTIPILLALAAALLKKQAS is encoded by the coding sequence ATGAACGACGCGTCGACCGGAGACGGCTCCCACTCTCTGGCGCCCGTGGTGCGGCTGGAAGCGGTCGGGCTGTCTTACGGCAAGACGCGCGCGCTCGAAGCCATCACGCTCGACTTACCCAGCGGGCGCATGGTCGGGCTGATCGGACCGGATGGCGTCGGCAAGTCGAGCCTGCTCTCGCTCGTCGCCGGCGCTCGCGCCATTCAGGAGGGACGGGTCCACGTGCTCGGCGGCGATATGGCCGATGCTGCACATCGCCGGCTGAGCTGTCCGCAGATCGCCTACATGCCGCAAGGTCTCGGCAAGAACCTCTATCCGACGCTGTCGGTCTTCGAGAATGCCGATTTCTTCGGCCGCCTTTTTGGACACGACAAAGGCGAGCGCGAACACAGGATCAGGCAGCTTTTGACCGACACCCGCCTCGCCCCCTTCGCGGATCGGCCCGCGGGCAAGCTCTCGGGTGGCATGAAGCAGAAGCTCGGCCTTTGCTGCGCGCTGATCCATGAACCCGACCTCCTGATCCTCGACGAGCCGACCACCGGCGTCGATCCGCTCTCGCGCCGCCAGTTCTGGGAGCTGATCGACGAAATCCGAAAAGGCCGTCCCAGCATGAGCGTTATCGTCGCTACCGCCTACATGGAGGAGGCGGCGCGCTTTGACTGGCTGATTGCGATGGATGAAGGGCGGGTACTCGCGACGGGGTCGCCCGCGGACCTGCTGCGGCAGACAGGCGCGGCCAATCTCGATACGGCCTTCATCGCGTTGCTCCCGGAAGAGCAGCGCCGGGACCACAGGGACGTGGTGATCCCTCCCCGCCGAAGCGAAAGCGCCGACGACATCGCGATCGAGGCCGAGCAGCTCACCGTGAGGTTCGGCGATTTCACCGCGGTCGACAATGTCAGCTTCCGCATTGCCCGCGGCGAGATCTTCGGCTTTCTCGGATCGAACGGCTGCGGCAAGACGACCACCATGAAGGTGCTGACCGGACTGCTGCCGGCGAGCGAAGGCACAGCCAGGTTGTTCGGCCACGAGGTCGATCCCAACGACATGGATGTGCGGCGCCGCGTCGGCTACATGTCGCAGGCCTTCTCGCTCTATTCCGAGTTGACAATCCGGCAGAACCTCGAGCTGCACGCGCGCCTGTTTCGGATGGCCCCCGAAACCATCGCCAATCGCGTCCAGGAGATGGCGCGGCGATTCGATCTCGCCGGCGTCATGCATATGTTGCCCGATGCGCTGCCACTCGGCGTCCGCCAGCGCCTGTCGCTCGCCGTGGCACTGATCCATGGACCCGACATCCTGATTCTGGACGAGCCGACGTCCGGCGTCGATCCGGTGGCACGCGACGGCTTTTGGCAGAGCCTGTCCGACCTCTCCCGTCAAGACAACGTCACGATTTTCGTATCGACCCATTTCATGAACGAAGCGGAACGCTGCGATCGTATCTCGCTCATGCATGCCGGCAAGGTGCTCGTCAGCGACACGCCGGAAAGACTTGCCAATCAGCGCGGCGGCGGCAGCCTCGAAGAAGCTTTCGTCGCCTATTTGCAGGATGCGATCGGCACGACAGATGTTAAGCCGCAGAGCGCCGCACCGGCGGCGACAATCGAAGCTGCGCGGGCCGACCAACCCGGCGCCGCGCACCGCCGGCTCATGCGCTTCTTCGATCTGCGGCGCGTGTTCGCCTATACCGAGCGAGAGGCGCTCGAGCTGCGACGCGACCCGATCCGTGCCACGCTCGCCATTCTCGGGAGCGTCATTCTGATGTTCGTCATGGGCTACGGCATCAACATGGACGTCGAAAATCTTGCGTTCGCAGTCATGGACCGCGACGAGACGACGATCAGCCGCGATTATATCCTGCAAATCTCCGGATCGCGCTATTTCACCGAAATGCCCCCTATTACCGACTACGACGATCTCGATCGCCGCATGCGCAGTGGTGAATTGAGCCTTGCGATCGAGATTCCGCCGGGGTTCGGGCGCGATGTGGCACACGGCCGTAACGTTCAGATTGGCGCGTGGATCGACGGAGCCATGCCCTCGCGGGCGGAGACCGTGAAGGGTTATGTGCAGGCGATGCACTCGCAATGGCTGACACAGAGGGCACAGCAGCTCTACGGCAATGCCGCGACCGCCGGGGATTTCCAGCTTGCGATCCGTTACCGCTACAACCCGGACATCAAGAGCATCGTGGCCATGGCTCCCGCCGTGATCCCGATTCTCCTTTTGATCATACCGGCGATATTGGCGGCGCTGAGCGTCGTGCGCGAGAAGGAGCTGGGATCGATCATCAATTTCTATGTGACACCGGTGACGCGGTTGGAGTTTCTCGTCGGCAAGCAGCTTCCGTATGTCGCGCTCGCCATGCTCAATTTCTTCCTGTTGACCGCCTTCGCCGTGTTCGTCTTCCGCGTTCCATTCACCGGCAGCTTCCCGGCGTTCACGGCCGGAGCATTTCTCTACGTCATCATTACGACCGCGATGGGACTCCTGATATCGGCGTTTATGAACAGCCAGATCGCCGCGATCTTCGCGACCGCGCTGCTCACCATGATCCCGGCCACCCAGTATTCCGGCTTGATCGATCCGGTCTCGTCGCTTCAGGGAGCCGGCGCGGTCATCGGACGGATCTACCCAACCGCATATTTTGTCACGATCACGCGCGGCACTTTTTCGAAAGGGCTTGACCTCGCCGATCTGTCCGGCCCGTTCATAGCGCTGCTCGTGACCATCCCGATATTGCTCGCTCTTGCCGCGGCGCTTCTCAAGAAACAAGCGAGCTAG